CAGCTCCTCTTTGGATTCACCGCGCGCATAGGTATTAAACATATCATCGATTTGACTCTGGTTAGTTTTGCTGTTGGCTTGTAAAACAGATTTACGCTGGACATATCTATCCAATGTTTGCCCCAAGCGTTCATAGGCTATTGGCTTAACCAGATAATCAAAAACACCAAGACGAATGGCTTCAGTCACTGTTTCCATATCGCTTGCGGCTGTCGTAAACACGATATCTGCGCTATTGCGTTCTTGAATTAATTCATGAACGAGATCGATCCCTTTGCCATCTGGTAAATAGTTATCCAGCAAGATCAAATCTGGCTTCATATATTCAATCATTTTTCTGGCTTCAGCGAGATTACCCGCCAACCAAACCTTATCACAAGCTGGATAAGCTTTAATGTACTCGCCGTGCATCTCGGCTAAAAGCAGCTCATCTTCCACAATGAGGATTTTTATCTTAATCATTTTTATATCTTCACTTTCGGAATAAAAATTGAGAACACTGTACCATGCGGCTGATTTTCTTCAATAATCACCGCGCCATTACATCGATGTACGTATGAAGCAACTAAATAGAGTCCGATTCCGTGCCCATCCGTTGTATCTGTTTTGGTTGTCACACCTCGTTCAAACCATTTATCATGCATTTCAGGGGGAAAGCCGCACCCTTGGTCAGCAACTTCAATGACAATTTCCTGACCTTCATCTGAAAGATATAACTCAACTTGTCTGTTACCCTGTTGGCTTTTCAAGCTCGCCTCAAAGGCGTTATCCAGCAAATTACCTAATACGGCACAAAACTCTGTGCTATTTAAAGACTCAGGCAATGCATGCAGTTGGCTACCTGGAGTAAAAACTAA
The window above is part of the Providencia sp. R33 genome. Proteins encoded here:
- the dpiA gene encoding two-component response regulator DpiA; protein product: MIKIKILIVEDELLLAEMHGEYIKAYPACDKVWLAGNLAEARKMIEYMKPDLILLDNYLPDGKGIDLVHELIQERNSADIVFTTAASDMETVTEAIRLGVFDYLVKPIAYERLGQTLDRYVQRKSVLQANSKTNQSQIDDMFNTYARGESKEELPTGIDMITLEKVLVLFADLEAEYTAESIAETIKLSRTTARRYLEFCLAKNKIEAEIEYGKVGRPQRIYRGRP